One region of Limnospira fusiformis SAG 85.79 genomic DNA includes:
- a CDS encoding energy-coupling factor ABC transporter ATP-binding protein: protein MSQSAQPQTPLPAIEVKNLNFQWSGGARVLTSCSLAVPAGEFWMLLGTNGSGKSTLLRLLTGLLESQSGEINIKGRVGFVFQNPDHQLVMPTVGADVAFGLVEDRLPLVEVRRRVEDALAAVKLLELQRRPIYALSGGQKQRIAIAGAIARHCEVLLFDEPTALLDPDSQRDLVIQVRHLVKNRGITALWVTHRLDELDYSDGAFLLENGRVVAQGNPEPLKRRLMQNHQT, encoded by the coding sequence ATGAGCCAATCTGCCCAACCCCAAACACCCCTACCGGCTATTGAAGTCAAAAACCTGAACTTTCAATGGTCGGGAGGTGCTAGAGTCCTGACTTCTTGTTCCCTAGCCGTCCCCGCCGGGGAATTTTGGATGTTACTTGGTACGAATGGCAGCGGGAAATCAACTCTGTTGCGGCTACTAACTGGACTGCTGGAGTCCCAGTCCGGTGAGATTAACATTAAGGGACGGGTGGGGTTTGTCTTCCAAAATCCTGATCACCAATTGGTTATGCCTACTGTGGGGGCAGATGTGGCCTTTGGTTTGGTGGAAGATCGCCTCCCCCTAGTGGAAGTTAGGCGACGGGTTGAGGATGCTTTGGCGGCGGTGAAATTGCTGGAATTGCAGCGCCGCCCTATTTATGCCCTCAGCGGAGGACAAAAACAACGGATTGCGATCGCCGGTGCGATCGCTAGACATTGTGAAGTCCTACTTTTCGATGAACCCACCGCCCTACTAGACCCAGACAGTCAGCGAGACCTGGTTATTCAAGTTCGCCATTTAGTCAAAAATCGCGGCATTACCGCCCTCTGGGTGACACACCGCCTCGATGAACTTGACTACAGCGATGGTGCTTTTTTGTTGGAAAACGGCCGTGTGGTGGCTCAGGGAAACCCTGAACCCCTGAAACGGCGATTGATGCAAAATCATCAAACCTAG
- the psbD gene encoding photosystem II D2 protein (photosystem q(a) protein) has product MTIAVERPQVTRGWFDVLDDWLKRDRFVFVGWSGILLFPCAYLSIGGWLTGTTFVTSWYTHGLASSYLEGCNFLTAAVSTPANSLGHSLLFLWGPEAQWDFTRWCQLGGLWAFVALHGAFALIGFCLRQLEIARLVGIRPYNAIAFTGPIAVFVSVFLMYPLGQSGWFFAPSFGVAGIFRFILFFQGFHNWTLNPFHMMGVAGILGGALLCAIHGATVENTLFEDGEGSNTFRAFEPTQAEETYSMVTANRFWSQIFGIAFSNKRWLHFFMLFVPVTGLWMCSIGVVGLALNLRAYDFVSQELRAAEDPEFETFYTKNILLNEGIRAWMAPADQPHQNFVFPEEVLPRGNAL; this is encoded by the coding sequence ATGACAATAGCAGTCGAACGCCCTCAAGTCACCAGAGGATGGTTTGATGTCCTCGATGACTGGCTGAAGCGTGATCGCTTTGTATTCGTAGGATGGTCTGGTATCCTGCTTTTCCCCTGTGCCTATCTATCTATCGGCGGATGGCTCACCGGAACTACCTTTGTTACCTCTTGGTACACTCACGGACTCGCCAGTTCCTACCTCGAAGGCTGCAACTTCCTGACCGCTGCAGTCAGCACCCCCGCCAACAGTTTGGGTCACTCCCTGCTGTTCCTGTGGGGTCCCGAAGCTCAGTGGGACTTTACCCGCTGGTGTCAATTAGGGGGTTTATGGGCTTTTGTAGCTCTACACGGAGCTTTCGCGCTAATTGGGTTCTGCCTGCGTCAGTTAGAAATCGCCCGCTTAGTTGGCATTCGTCCTTATAATGCGATCGCTTTCACCGGTCCTATTGCCGTGTTCGTGAGCGTATTCTTAATGTACCCCTTGGGTCAATCTGGATGGTTCTTTGCTCCCAGCTTTGGTGTAGCAGGCATCTTCCGGTTTATCCTATTCTTCCAAGGATTCCACAACTGGACGCTCAACCCCTTCCACATGATGGGAGTTGCCGGCATCCTGGGTGGTGCGCTACTCTGTGCTATTCACGGTGCTACAGTAGAAAACACCCTGTTTGAAGACGGAGAAGGATCTAACACCTTCCGTGCTTTTGAACCCACCCAAGCCGAAGAAACCTACTCCATGGTGACAGCTAACCGCTTCTGGTCCCAGATTTTCGGTATTGCTTTTTCCAACAAACGCTGGTTACACTTCTTCATGCTGTTTGTTCCTGTAACAGGGCTGTGGATGTGTTCCATCGGTGTAGTAGGTCTAGCTTTGAACCTGCGTGCTTATGACTTCGTGTCACAAGAATTGCGCGCGGCAGAAGATCCTGAGTTTGAAACCTTCTATACTAAGAACATTCTACTTAACGAAGGTATTCGCGCTTGGATGGCTCCAGCCGATCAACCTCACCAAAACTTTGTATTCCCCGAAGAAGTTCTACCTCGCGGTAACGCTCTGTAA
- a CDS encoding DUF1499 domain-containing protein, which translates to MQISPLRFLHKKLLPMAIALWLGLVGYFGGETVAVAAPTHPSVLGSLFSFSGKRPDNLGVHDGYLSDCPASPNCVSTQSQDGVHYIEPFTYSTSGEEAFAQIKQVVESMDNAKIVTADDHYLNAEFTSAIMGFVDDVEFYLDDEAGVIQVRSASRLGESDLGVNRDRIETIRSLLNP; encoded by the coding sequence ATGCAGATTTCGCCCCTAAGATTCTTGCACAAGAAATTACTACCGATGGCGATCGCCTTATGGTTGGGACTGGTTGGATATTTTGGGGGGGAAACCGTCGCGGTGGCTGCGCCTACCCATCCCAGCGTCCTAGGGAGTCTGTTTTCCTTCTCAGGAAAGCGACCGGATAACCTAGGAGTACACGACGGCTATCTTTCCGATTGTCCTGCTTCCCCTAACTGCGTTTCCACCCAAAGCCAGGACGGGGTTCACTATATCGAACCTTTCACCTATTCCACCTCTGGGGAGGAGGCATTCGCTCAAATCAAACAAGTGGTGGAGAGTATGGATAACGCCAAAATCGTGACGGCGGATGACCATTATCTTAATGCCGAATTTACCTCGGCGATTATGGGCTTTGTGGATGATGTAGAATTTTATTTGGATGATGAGGCGGGGGTGATTCAAGTGCGATCGGCATCCCGACTCGGAGAGTCAGATTTGGGAGTTAATCGCGATCGGATCGAAACCATCAGAAGCCTTTTGAACCCATAA
- a CDS encoding DUF1822 family protein has product MNTQELFGQLIPIPPQITDYLQRVSRDIEPSQFPEIAERAIAVWVVHRYLKRFDYQSDFRSSSAWNIAAQVLTDWGDLEIWEEGESLGIVECIPLPANAESLEIPEGAVISDRIAYIAVEINPPQTWGKIVGFTPTLEIEDPELSIDREDLLECDRLLDLLELAEPLADPSRFAELESYWSGLGEWSAEARQAVVAQLERALLLETMEPLQVESAAQEVEALIAQSVAESARELAVRENAEDESRQELRSILRRLFESLRGAED; this is encoded by the coding sequence ATGAACACTCAAGAATTATTCGGTCAACTGATTCCGATACCCCCGCAAATCACCGATTATTTACAAAGGGTTTCCCGTGACATTGAACCCTCCCAATTTCCAGAGATTGCGGAAAGAGCGATCGCTGTTTGGGTGGTGCATCGATATCTAAAAAGGTTCGATTATCAATCGGATTTCCGCAGCAGTAGCGCCTGGAATATCGCCGCCCAGGTTTTGACGGATTGGGGGGATTTGGAAATCTGGGAAGAAGGGGAAAGTTTGGGCATTGTGGAATGTATCCCCCTCCCAGCGAATGCCGAAAGTTTGGAGATTCCCGAAGGTGCCGTAATAAGCGATCGCATAGCCTATATTGCAGTAGAAATTAACCCGCCCCAAACCTGGGGAAAAATTGTCGGATTTACCCCCACCCTAGAAATAGAAGACCCGGAATTGAGTATCGATCGCGAAGACCTGTTAGAATGCGATCGACTGTTGGATTTATTGGAACTCGCCGAACCCCTCGCCGACCCGTCCCGATTTGCCGAATTAGAGTCCTATTGGTCGGGTTTGGGTGAATGGTCTGCGGAAGCACGCCAAGCAGTTGTCGCCCAACTGGAAAGAGCCTTATTATTGGAAACCATGGAACCCCTACAAGTGGAGTCCGCCGCCCAGGAAGTAGAAGCGTTAATCGCCCAATCTGTAGCCGAGTCAGCGCGAGAATTGGCAGTGCGAGAAAATGCCGAAGATGAGTCTCGCCAAGAACTGCGATCGATTTTGCGGCGGTTATTCGAGTCATTGCGGGGAGCAGAAGATTAA